The Clostridium sporogenes region GAATACCATTAAGAATAAAATAAAAATGTTCCCAAAAGGGATATGAACAAAATATTTCTTTACTTATAATAGATGATATGGTATTATTTACCATGGAAAGGGGGAATTGTTATGAGAATTAAAAAAATATGCAAATTGATTCTTGGACTGACTTTAAACTTGTCGTTAATAGCTAGTGTGTCATCAGTAGCTTATGCTAAGGAGAAAGATACTAAGGAGGTACAGGTATATACTGAAACTACAGATAAGTTTAGTAAGAATGTTTTTGAAGAAGTCTTTACAAATGAAGATACGAAATTTTTAAGAGAGTCTTTAAAGGCTGACATAAAGTATTTAGAAGATTCTGTTGAAGTGAAAATTAGAACTAGAATTCAACCATCTACTGAGAAAGGACTTACTTTGTATGCCGATGGTAATCCAGTGGAAGTTAGTTCAAAAGGAACTATAATAATACCTAAAGATACTAAATTAATTTCTAAATTAAATAAACAGTCAAATCATAGTAATATGAAGGCTAAAAACATGAGTGCAGTTAATGGAGAAAATAGAACTATAGTATCAGACAATTTTTTTACAACAGATATTAAACAAACAAGTTCAAATAAATCAGAATCTGTCTTTAGAGTTAGTTCTGGAGAACTTCTAGAGAAAATGGATCAGTTAGAAGATTCATGTGGTAAGGATATTCATAATGCTAGATCTTTAAAAGCTAGTATTAAAAAAGGATATGGAGATAAATATTATACTGGAGATACAGTCCATTGTAATAGATTTAATGGCCAACTTACAGATGATGTACACTATAACTGGAGAACTGGAAGTGCTGCTGACAAAGCTAAAGCCGTAAGGAATTTTTATGCAAGTGATTGTCATATAGCATTAGTTCAAGCAGGAAGTGGATGTACAAGCAAAGGCTCTTGTCAGTGTAATACAACAAAAAGGGCAGCTTATTGTTCAAGCTTTACAAGAGACGAAAATTCACTAAGAAATTGCCCTTACACATATCATAAACATACAGGATTAGTAATTCCAAGATAGTGTTTATAATGAAAAAGACTAATAAAATTATTTTTATTGTATTCATTGTTATATTTATAGGCTTGTCATATAGATATTTTAGTAACACAGATAAAGCTAGAATGGAAATTTCATCATTATCAAGCATAGATGTTTTTAAGTTTAATAGCTTTTCTAAATTTAGTAATGACAAGATAGGTGTAATTTATGATGAAGAAAAATTATCAAAGTTCAAAGTGATTATGAATTCACTAGATACATCAGAGGGAATAAAAAAAACAGAAGTTCCTAAAGATGCTAATATAGAATCATTTAAATATTCTTATCATATACAACCTAACCTAAAATATGTTGAAGACAATAATGTGTATGATGGTTACTTTCTTTTGTACATTTTGGTAGGTGATTCAGAAGGAAAATCATACATAATTTTTTCTGGAACAGAATTGAGTTATGTTCTTGATAAAAACAATACAAATATTTTAAAAGAAATATTTTTAAATGTAAAAAAACAACAATAAATTAAGGCAAATCCAATTTGAAGCTTTTAACATCTATCTTCATAATTTGGGTTTGCCTTTTTTACACAAACATGGTATTGAAATATATGTTAAGTGATATATTAGAGAAAGGATTTATAGATTTAAAAAAGTTTTACATTTATTCTTTTATATTATCACAATAAACATTAATAGCTTCTCTTAAAAATTTAGAAAGACCAACTTTATATTTATCTATATTGGATGTAAATCTTTCATCATTAACATAAAGATCTCCAAGACCTCTAAATATTTCAGGGGTACAGTTATAAAAGTTTTTAGAAATATGATTTCTAAAATCATGGACAGCTTCTTGAACTTCTTTATGCCCTGGATCTCTATCCATAAGATTTACTAGTTTTTTATAAATTTTATCCCAATCTTTCATTATATTATTCCAATCTTCTTTTGTATATTTAGAGGTTTTTTCATTACTTTCTTTATAAGCAGAGGTGTTTCCATATTTATTTTTTACTTCCTTTGAATATTTCTTTTGATGTTCTTCTATTTTAGTCATATCAAATGCTCCAAGCACTTCTTTTTTATCCATTTTTATTCCTCCTTCAATACAATTTATGGTTTTATCCACAGATTGTATAATTTTTTCAAGTCTTATCTTTTTTTCTAAAAGTAATTGTCTATGAGTTTTTAAAGCTTCTTTTTTATTAAAATTTGGACTGTCCAAAATAATTTTTATTTCCTGTAGAGGAAAATTAAGTTCTTTAAAAAATAGAATTTGTTGCAATCTATCAAGATTTTTATTTGAATAAAGTCTATAACCTGCAGTATTTATAGACTCTGGTTTAAGTAAACCTATTTTGTCATAATGATGAAGCATACGTACACTTATGCCGGCCATGTCAGCAACTTCTTTCACTTTATAGTGCAATGTTTATCACCTCTATTTTTATAATAAGCTATAACACAATGTTAGGGTCAATACTTATTTTTAATTTTTATAATTAATTTTATAAGTTTTATATAAATAAAATTTTAATAGTTTAAAACAATAGATGTTAAAAAACAATAAATGAAAATGTTTTCACGTGCTAAAGTAATAAATTTTTTATAAAAACACAAAAAAATTAGTAAAAATGTAGTCTGGACTACTGAAGTTTTTATTACTATTGAGTATAATCTATCTAATAATATGCAATTATCTAAATATTCATTTAAGAAGGGGGTAAAATGAAATGATAAAGTTAATAGGTGTTTTAATAGTGGTTCTAGGATTTGCTTTGAAGTTAGATATAATTGCTGTAGTACTAGTTTCTGGGCTTACCACAGGACTTGTTGCAGGATTAAGCTTTATGGAAATCTTAGATATTTTAGGTAAATCTTTTGTAGATACTAGATATATGACCTTATTTGTATTAACTCTTCCTGTAATAGGAATATGTGAAAGGTATGGTTTAAGAGAAATGGCTATTGAATTAATTTCAAGAGCTAAGAATGCCACTACAGGTAAAATATTAAATATTTATACATTAATAAGAGAAGTTGCATCAGCTATGTCTTTAAGGTTAGGTGGACATCCTCAATTTGTAAGGCCTCTTATAAATCCAATGGCACAAGGAGCAGCTATAAGTAAATATGGTGAAATAGATGAAGAAGATGAAGAAAAAATAAAAGCACAGGCAGCGGCTATGGATAACTATGGTAATTTCTTTGGACAAAATGTATTTTTAGCAAATGCAGGGGTTCTTTTAATAGTTTCAACCTTAGAAAAATTGAATTATAAAGTGGATCCTTCAGATATTGCTAAAGCTTCTATTCCAATAGCTGTATGTACGTTTATAGTGGTAGCAATATTTAACTATATGTTTGATAAAAAACTTCAAAGAAAATATCAAGGTAAAAAGTAAGGAGGGATATTTATGGATGTAAAATCTTTATCAGCATTACTTTTAGAAGGATTTTATGTTTTAACTGGTATATTAATGATTTTAACAGCTTTATTTGTAATAAAGGATAATAAACATACTACAAGAATAGGAACAGCTTGTTTTTGGGGAATACTAGGGATAATATTTATCTTTGGAAAATATATACCTTCCACATATGTAGGAATATTAATACTTGTGGTAGGAGTATTAACTGTAACTAAGCAGGTTAACATAGGTACTTTATCTCAAGCTTCAGATGAATCTAGAAAAGAAAATGCTAAAAAGATAGGAGGAAAAATATTTATTCCTTCAATAAGCTTAGCTATATTAGCTTTTGCTATAGCCCAATATACTGAATTAGGGGGACAGGTAGCTATAGGTATATCTGCCTTAGGTGGACTGGGTTTAACATTTATAATAACCAAATCTCCTGTTAAGTATGTAGGTGTTGATAGTAATAGAATGATTCAACAGGTTGGCCCTTCAAGTATATTACCACAACTTTTAGGTGCTCTTGGAACAGTTTTTACAGCTGCAGGAGTTGGAGAAGTAATATCCTCTGGAATATCTTCTATAATACCAGAAGGTAATATATTATTTGGCGTTATAGCTTATTGTCTAGGTATGGCAGTGTTTACAATAATAATGGGAAATGCCTTTGCTGCCTTTGCAGTTATAACAGCAGGTATAGGAATACCATTTGTATTTTCTCAGGGTGCTGATCCGGTAATTGCAGGAGCTTTAGCATTAACAGCAGGATATTGTGGAACTCTTTTAACTCCTATGGCAGCGAATTTCAATGTAGTTCCTGCAGCACTTTTAGAAATGAAGGATAAAAATGGAGTTATAAAGGCTCAGGCTCCTGTAGCTATAACTTTACTTATAATACACATAGTTCTTATGTATTTCCTTGCATTTTAAAAATATAAGGTTTATATAAATAGAGTTTTTGGCTTTAAAGAGAGTTTTTAATCCACCGCTCTTTACTATCACTTTTAAGAAGATGAAACTATTAGAATAGGTAAGTCTTTAGATAAAATTGGGCATATTTAATAACGTAAAATTAAAAAAAGATGGTATCTCAGAATAGATTTGATTTTGAGATAGCCTCTTAATATACTCTTGAATGGAGGAATTCACATGAAAAAGGTTTTAATAACAGCTTTTGATCCTTTTGGAGGAGAAAAGATAAATCCTGCTTTAGAAGCAGTTAAAAAAATACAAGAGGAAATTTCAAATGCTAAGGTTATAAAAGTAGAAATACCAACGGTTTTTAGAAGATCTTTAGAAAAATTAGAACAGTCAATAAAAGAGCATAACCCTGATATAGTTATATGTGTGGGACAAGCAGGTGGAAGATTTGATATTACTCCTGAAAGAGTTGCAATAAATATGGATGATGCTAGAATTAAAGATAATGAAGGAAATCAACCTTTAGATATTTCTATATTTGAGGATGGGGAAAATGCATATTTCACCAGTTTACCTATAAAAGCCATGGTTGATGAAATGAAGAAAAATGGTGTGCCAGCTTCAGTTTCTAATACAGCAGGAACCTTTGTATGTAATCATGTTATGTATGGACTTCTTTATATGATAGATAAAAAATTCAACAATATAAAAGGTGGCTTTATACATGTACCATTTATTCCGAGTCAAGTTGTTGATAAAAAAAATACTCCTTCAATGTCTCTTGAAAATATAACTAAAGGATTAGAGTGTGCTATTAAAGCAGCAGTAGAGAATGATTCTGACATTAAACAGATAGGTGGAGCTATTTGCTAATGAAACAGTATTTATTTGTTTATGGAAGTTTAAGAGATGGATTCTTTAATTTTGATAAATATATAAAGGATCAAGTAACATCAAGAAAGCTAGGGAAGATAAAGGGGATTCTTTATCATATGCCTAATAAAGGATATCCAGCAGTATTAGAGGGAAATGAAGAAGTAATAGGAGAAATAATTGAATTAAAAAATTGGAATGAAAATCTTAAATCTCTAGATAGTATGGAAAACTACATATCAGAGGGAAATAAGAATAATGAATATAATAGGGAATTAGTAGAAGTAGAGATAATAGAAAGTAAAGATAAAGGTAAAAAAGTTACAGCCTTTGCATATTTGTATAATATGAATGATAAAGATGTGTTCAATAAACATTCAATATATATTCCACATGGTGATTGGCAAAAATTTATGATTGAAGAAAATAAATAATAAAAAGAGGATTTCTCAAAATGAAATTTATTTTGAGAAATCCTCTTTTTATTATTATAATACTAAGAATCTAATTGTAACATAATATATAATTAATATGTTATAATTAAAAATTAAATGAGAATTATATAGTTAAGGGGTAATGATATGTATGAAAAAATATTTAATCAAGAAAAACAGGATGAAATGAGATCTTTTTTTCTAA contains the following coding sequences:
- the pcp gene encoding pyroglutamyl-peptidase I, coding for MKKVLITAFDPFGGEKINPALEAVKKIQEEISNAKVIKVEIPTVFRRSLEKLEQSIKEHNPDIVICVGQAGGRFDITPERVAINMDDARIKDNEGNQPLDISIFEDGENAYFTSLPIKAMVDEMKKNGVPASVSNTAGTFVCNHVMYGLLYMIDKKFNNIKGGFIHVPFIPSQVVDKKNTPSMSLENITKGLECAIKAAVENDSDIKQIGGAIC
- a CDS encoding MerR family transcriptional regulator, with protein sequence MHYKVKEVADMAGISVRMLHHYDKIGLLKPESINTAGYRLYSNKNLDRLQQILFFKELNFPLQEIKIILDSPNFNKKEALKTHRQLLLEKKIRLEKIIQSVDKTINCIEGGIKMDKKEVLGAFDMTKIEEHQKKYSKEVKNKYGNTSAYKESNEKTSKYTKEDWNNIMKDWDKIYKKLVNLMDRDPGHKEVQEAVHDFRNHISKNFYNCTPEIFRGLGDLYVNDERFTSNIDKYKVGLSKFLREAINVYCDNIKE
- a CDS encoding DUF979 domain-containing protein encodes the protein MDVKSLSALLLEGFYVLTGILMILTALFVIKDNKHTTRIGTACFWGILGIIFIFGKYIPSTYVGILILVVGVLTVTKQVNIGTLSQASDESRKENAKKIGGKIFIPSISLAILAFAIAQYTELGGQVAIGISALGGLGLTFIITKSPVKYVGVDSNRMIQQVGPSSILPQLLGALGTVFTAAGVGEVISSGISSIIPEGNILFGVIAYCLGMAVFTIIMGNAFAAFAVITAGIGIPFVFSQGADPVIAGALALTAGYCGTLLTPMAANFNVVPAALLEMKDKNGVIKAQAPVAITLLIIHIVLMYFLAF
- a CDS encoding DUF969 domain-containing protein, encoding MKLIGVLIVVLGFALKLDIIAVVLVSGLTTGLVAGLSFMEILDILGKSFVDTRYMTLFVLTLPVIGICERYGLREMAIELISRAKNATTGKILNIYTLIREVASAMSLRLGGHPQFVRPLINPMAQGAAISKYGEIDEEDEEKIKAQAAAMDNYGNFFGQNVFLANAGVLLIVSTLEKLNYKVDPSDIAKASIPIAVCTFIVVAIFNYMFDKKLQRKYQGKK
- a CDS encoding gamma-glutamylcyclotransferase family protein, which produces MKQYLFVYGSLRDGFFNFDKYIKDQVTSRKLGKIKGILYHMPNKGYPAVLEGNEEVIGEIIELKNWNENLKSLDSMENYISEGNKNNEYNRELVEVEIIESKDKGKKVTAFAYLYNMNDKDVFNKHSIYIPHGDWQKFMIEENK